From Streptomyces sp. SCSIO 75703:
CCTCGCCAACGGGCAGGACGACGCGTATCCGGACGAGGACACCGTCCCGCTCGACGAGGCGTTCCGGATCGTGGAGCACATCGTCGGCACGGGAACGTGGCCCGCCGACGCCCGCTGGGTGTCCGACCGCTGACCGGCCCCTGGCCGAGACGCGCGTACCCGGCGCGCACACCGTGGAGCGCAGCGCCCGCCCGCTTCCCCGCACCACCGGGCACTGGACCTGGGCGCGGTCGTTCCTCGGCCGGATGAGCCTCCGCCCGACGGACGCCCCCTGCCTGACGGCGGCTTCACGCCCGACACCGACGATCCCGCCGTCCGCCACGTCGACCGGGTGCGGCAGACGGATCAACGGGGAGCCAACGGGCTTATGGCTCGCACTTGTTGAACGCAGAGCCACGGAAACGTCCACGGCTCTTGACGCAACGTTCACAGAGCTGAAGCATGCCTGCCAAGAGAGCGCTCCCCCACCCCCACACCGTTCATTTTCCGAACAGGAGAGCCGCCCCCATGTCCTCTTCCCCCATGGGCACCCCCACAGACCCCTCGCGGGACTCCGCCGCCGCCGGCACCCCCTCCCTGCGTCGGCGCACGCTCCTCGGCGCCGCCGCGGCGGCCCCGGTACTGGCAGGACTCGCCGGCGCCGCCCCGGCGTCCGCGGCCGGTTCCGGCGCACGGCCGCGCACCCTGGCCGGCGGCGGCGACCTCGGGCCCAACGTCCTGGTCTTCGACCCGTCCACACCCGACATCCAGGGCACCCTGGACCGGATCTTCCGGGAGCAGGAGTCGGCGCAGTTCGGCAGTGGCCGCTACGCGCTGTTCTTCAAGCCGGGCACCTACCACGGCCTCAACGCCCAGCTCGGCTTCTACACCTCCATCGCCGGACTCGGCCTCTCCCCCGACGACACGACGATCAACGGCGACGTCACGGTCGACGCGGGCTGGTTCGACGGCAACGCCACGCAGAACTTCTGGCGTTCGGCGGAGAACCTCGCCCTGGTCCCGGTGAACGGCACCAACCGCTGGGCGGTGTCGCAGGCGGCGCCCTTCCGGCGGATGCACGTGCGCGGCGGCCTCAACCTCGCGCCCGACGGCTACGGCTGGGCGAGCGGCGGCTACATCGCCGACAGCCGCGTCGACGGCCAGGTCGGCCCGTACTCGCAGCAGCAGTGGTACACCCGGGACAGTTCGGTCGGCGGCTGGCTCAACGCCGTCTGGAACATGGTCTTCTCCGGCGTCGAGGGCGCCCCCGGCCAGAGCTTCCCCGACCCGCCGTACACGACGCTCGACACCACGCCGGTCTCCCGCGAGAAGCCCTTCCTGTACCTGGACGGGGACGAGTTCCGGGTCTTCCTGCCGGAGAAGCGGACCAACGCCCGCGGCGTCTCCTGGGGCAACGGCACCCCGCGCGGCACCTCACTCCCGCTGACCCGGTTCTACGTGGCCCGCCCCGGCGAC
This genomic window contains:
- a CDS encoding coagulation factor 5/8 type domain-containing protein; this encodes MGTPTDPSRDSAAAGTPSLRRRTLLGAAAAAPVLAGLAGAAPASAAGSGARPRTLAGGGDLGPNVLVFDPSTPDIQGTLDRIFREQESAQFGSGRYALFFKPGTYHGLNAQLGFYTSIAGLGLSPDDTTINGDVTVDAGWFDGNATQNFWRSAENLALVPVNGTNRWAVSQAAPFRRMHVRGGLNLAPDGYGWASGGYIADSRVDGQVGPYSQQQWYTRDSSVGGWLNAVWNMVFSGVEGAPGQSFPDPPYTTLDTTPVSREKPFLYLDGDEFRVFLPEKRTNARGVSWGNGTPRGTSLPLTRFYVARPGDSAAALNQALGEGLHLLLTPGVYRLDGTIEVDRADTVVLGLGYATLIPDNGATAVRVADVDGVRLAGFLVDAGPVNSEVLVEVGPQGASRDHSANPTTVQDVFVRIGGAGPGKATHSLVVNSRHTIVDHTWIWRADHGDGVGWETNRADYGVVVNGDDVLCTGLFVEHFNKYDVQWNGERGRTIFYQNEKAYDAPDQAAIQNGSLNGYAAYKVGDHVTEHEGWGMGSYCYYNVDPSIVQHHGFAAPERPGVRFHGLLVVSLSGHGQYEHVINDTGAPTSGTSTVPSTVVSFP